The following are encoded in a window of Fulvia fulva chromosome 7, complete sequence genomic DNA:
- a CDS encoding Quinate repressor protein has translation MATMHAGVKRSFQEMHAFDAASPSRPNSKELLQQVARSREPSATPTPPNAIAVNATGLNSLPRTASFRSDASILLIGVRGVGKSSLGFLAASAYTRRLVESDRIFSEVTGSNRQTFRKSEGTAEYHRKHCEVLKQLLATHSRQCVIVCSFADLESDGARLIQDFAQTHPVIYVTRDVPGIQTYIRVWSDERIQDLIRASEPLLRDCSNYDFFNVSETLHNSSPHDGPRLPHSKGTNGPFLTLKRAEHDFLKLLRNIIGDHDRGRSHQSAYPLSQISVDKLEFTSAVTISAEDIVAQRLNLDDAQIGVDAIQLEISLVPKHSESWKLGKHSCFNLVNEAFAMLRRSTILPILIEVADRTTSTAKTQVAKAELLDYCLRLGPEYCAVDLAIDDGQLSYLVASRGRTKLVGEFIAPKRLTDGWRSQECLDIYQKAHRLGCDLVKITMPDGTLADNFAIQAFQQRVQSLHNGEGPRLIAYGTGRQGRTSMCFNNILTPVAPYAVTVDSSGAGLRPGDGYPLLTAKERNAALFASFVHEPMRFFIYGANVSFSLSPAMQNAAYEACGMPHSLRTHSASNLDDFAALVREVDFGGAAIVQPFKTRAIPMMDMLSPQAKAIGALNTVIPLRDDAVIQSTAGETGIFQGRLRTGPVKALYGDNTDWIGIRACIRRGLSPANTVRPQSTGLVCGAGGMARAAIYAMISLGVQHIFVCNRTKGNAEELAEHYSRLIRSNGIAELSPASAAHTSVTALESFASEWPQAMRHPTMIVSCIPTQTTDGIPTNFTLPKDWLSSRTGGVVVELAYMPIVTPLVRQVQSEGRKGWILLDGLDMLPEQAFAQFELFTGRRAPRTLMRDEVFRHYSEDEYPPHGALNTDSPTHS, from the coding sequence ATGGCGACAATGCATGCTGGCGTAAAGCGCTCATTCCAAGAGATGCATGCCTTCGATGCAGCTTCTCCATCCAGACCTAACTCGAAGGAGCTTTTGCAGCAAGTCGCCAGGTCAAGGGAGCCAAGTGCCACCCCGACACCACCCAACGCCATCGCAGTCAACGCCACCGGTCTCAACTCGCTGCCGAGAACGGCATCCTTCAGATCAGATGCCTCTATTCTGCTGATCGGGGTGCGTGGTGTGGGTAAAAGCTCTCTTGGATTTCTTGCAGCCTCAGCATACACCAGACGCCTTGTCGAGTCAGATAGGATCTTCAGCGAAGTCACTGGCTCAAACAGACAAACCTTTCGCAAGTCGGAAGGAACCGCGGAGTATCATAGAAAGCATTGCGAGGTCCTGAAGCAACTTCTGGCCACACACAGCAGACAGTGTGTGATCGTGTGCAGCTTCGCCGATTTGGAAAGTGACGGCGCCAGGCTGATACAGGACTTTGCTCAGACACATCCTGTCATATATGTCACTCGGGATGTTCCGGGTATTCAGACATATATTCGAGTGTGGTCAGACGAGAGGATACAGGACCTGATCAGAGCCAGCGAGCCACTACTCAGAGACTGCTCCAACTACGACTTCTTCAACGTCTCCGAAACTCTACACAACAGTTCGCCTCACGATGGGCCCAGACTGCCGCACAGTAAAGGCACCAATGGTCCGTTCCTTACTCTCAAAAGAGCCGAGCACGACTTTCTCAAGCTGCTACGAAACATCATCGGTGACCATGACCGTGGAAGATCTCACCAATCAGCATATCCACTCTCACAAATCAGTGTGGACAAGCTTGAGTTTACCTCTGCGGTCACGATATCCGCAGAGGACATCGTGGCTCAGAGATTGAATCTTGACGATGCGCAGATTGGTGTCGATGCAATACAGCTCGAGATCAGCTTGGTCCCAAAGCACAGCGAGTCATGGAAGCTCGGGAAGCACAGCTGCTTCAATCTGGTCAACGAGGCCTTCGCAATGCTTCGTCGATCCACAATTCTGCCCATCTTGATCGAGGTCGCGGATCGAACAACTTCGACGGCAAAGACGCAGGTCGCGAAAGCGGAGCTGTTGGATTACTGCCTACGACTGGGCCCAGAGTATTGCGCTGTCGATCTGGCAATCGACGACGGCCAGCTCAGCTACCTTGTGGCCAGCAGAGGGCGTACGAAACTCGTGGGCGAGTTCATTGCCCCGAAGCGACTGACAGATGGGTGGCGAAGTCAGGAGTGCCTAGACATTTATCAAAAAGCTCACCGACTGGGCTGCGATCTTGTCAAAATCACCATGCCAGATGGGACTCTTGCTGACAACTTCGCGATCCAAGCCTTTCAGCAACGTGTTCAATCCTTACATAATGGCGAAGGTCCACGATTGATTGCTTATGGTACTGGCCGGCAAGGTCGCACATCCATGTGCTTCAACAACATCCTCACGCCCGTCGCCCCGTATGCCGTGACCGTGGATAGCTCTGGCGCTGGCCTGAGACCCGGCGATGGTTATCCACTACTCACTGCCAAAGAACGGAACGCAGCTCTCTTCGCCAGCTTTGTGCACGAGCCCATGCGTTTCTTTATTTACGGCGCGAACGTGAGCTTCTCGCTTTCGCCCGCAATGCAGAATGCAGCGTATGAGGCGTGCGGGATGCCACATTCTCTCAGGACTCACTCTGCGTCGAATTTGGACGACTTCGCAGCTCTCGTCCGCGAAGTGGACTTTGGCGGCGCTGCAATCGTACAGCCCTTCAAGACTAGGGCGATCCCAATGATGGACATGCTCAGCCCGCAAGCAAAAGCCATTGGGGCACTGAACACCGTCATACCACTGCGAGACGATGCAGTCATTCAATCCACCGCTGGCGAGACTGGCATATTTCAAGGACGACTCCGGACAGGTCCAGTAAAGGCACTGTACGGCGACAACACAGACTGGATCGGCATCCGTGCTTGCATAAGACGCGGACTGTCGCCGGCAAACACTGTTCGACCTCAAAGTACGGGACTTGTCTGCGGTGCTGGAGGCATGGCTCGTGCGGCAATATATGCCATGATCTCACTCGGCGTCCAGCACATTTTCGTCTGCAATCGCACCAAAGGTAACGCTGAAGAGCTGGCCGAACACTATAGCCGTCTAATCAGGTCGAATGGCATAGCCGAACTCAGTCCAGCGAGTGCTGCCCACACATCCGTTACCGCGCTGGAATCCTTCGCAAGCGAATGGCCACAGGCAATGCGGCATCCAACCATGATCGTCAGCTGTATTCCCACGCAGACCACTGACGGCATCCCAACCAATTTCACATTACCGAAGGACTGGCTGAGCAGTCGAACAGGAGGGGTCGTGGTTGAGCTGGCGTATATGCCCATCGTAACGCCACTAGTGCGGCAAGTGCAGAGTGAAGGCCGCAAGGGGTGGATCCTCTTGGACGGCTTGGATATGCTGCCCGAACAGGCGTTTGCGCAGTTCGAGCTCTTTACTGGAAGAAGAGCGCCACGGACTCTTATGAGGGATGAGGTCTTTAGGCATTACAGCGAGGATGAGTATCCGCCTCATGGTGCTTTGAATACGGACTCGCCGACACATTCGTAG
- a CDS encoding Quinic acid utilization activator yields MTEDGNETPAERTQGLNANGKRPLEATSSSRKADKAKRVRVSRACDQCRAGREKCDGAQPTCHTCETQSRTCTYHEQPRKRGIQPNYIRTLELTLAWILQRFPDSENQLSQRLPRTHEPAHRVISFKDAVAAEVLHATWRSGIISRQIEQLLSGSDIDIPQASSSRDLTTASYQSPPLSVPSDNAAFQSEHQEITTTSDANVLPSQHLHARDLPPARSLVLPQDSWALLEHYFTFTQTWLPITEKHDIMRLMYSFPAEGLPMAEARAAEYAELWSIMAWSAFGIGPQSGTSFEQCHSIAKALIPTNDGLQLGHVKALLILGVIELARSSYLAAWLTIGSAVRVLTHYQSGQGLGFALGGTRVKHTVLAAFLLEQVVASHTGAVGHLKHDNVRALGLLVEDGLEEWEPWNDPAASSSSTPAKSPARSISTFNALVRLALSATARDAGAGQIPPAPSGLGVVSILLRNATAANSRLHPMRVLAAKGMDHTPSFQDSPTESMHQAGSLSVQHHGRTTPSPAAGWGPRPAIVGDASSEQHYPFMSIPNEAAEPFAANGPAQTATSAGISDPWTSNTGSQAGDPYSFQAGSIDHAATGGGDIFEELAMLERTDSTHNPNFMQNLGFGPDLDLAEFFGADVYQPSDPLLGYMQPESLGDMPQDFGGTTEGAG; encoded by the exons ATGACCGAGGATGGCAACGAGACGCCTGCTGAGAGGACACAAGGTCTGAACGCGAATGGGAAGAGGCCATTGGAAGCGACGTCTTCGTCCAGAAAAGCAGACAAAGCGAAGCGCGTTCGTGTCTCCAGAGCGTGTGACCAGTGCCGAGCTGGACGGGAGAAATGCGACGGTGCTCAGCCCACGTGTCACACTTGTGAGACGCAGAGCCGAACGTGTACCTACCATGAGCAGCCCAGGAAGAGAGGCATTCAGCCGAACTATATCAGGACGCTGGAGCTGACATTAGCATGGATCTTGCAGCGCTTCCCTG ACAGTGAGAATCAGCTTTCGCAGCGACTTCCTAGGACGCACGAGCCGGCTCATAGGGTGATATCTTTCAAAGATGCTGTTGCGGCAGAAGTTCTCCATGCAACATGGAGGAGCGGCATCATCAGCAGACAGATCGAGCAGCTCCTCTCTGGAAGCGATATCGACATTCCCCAGGCCAGCAGCTCGAGGGATCTGACTACTGCTTCTTACCAGTCGCCGCCCCTCTCAGTGCCTAGTGATAATGCGGCCTTTCAATCGGAGCATCAGGAGATCACTACAACTAGTGATGCCAACGTCTTACCTAGCCAACATCTACACGCGAGGGACCTCCCCCCTGCCCGCTCACTTGTTCTGCCCCAGGATTCATGGGCTCTGCTGGAACACTACTTTACCTTCACCCAGACCTGGCTGCCAATAACGGAGAAGCACGATATTATGAGATTGATGTATAGCTTTCCAGCTGAAGGCTTGCCTATGGCAGAAGCCCGTGCTGCGGAATATGCCGAGTTATGGAGCATCATGGCCTGGTCAGCGTTCGGTATCGGGCCACAGTCTGGCACCAGTTTCGAACAGTGTCACAGCATTGCCAAAGCACTCATCCCGACGAACGATGGACTTCAGTTGGGCCATGTCAAAGCACTGCTTATACTCGGCGTTATCGAACTCGCCAGAAGTTCCTATCTGGCTGCGTGGCTCACTATCGGGTCTGCTGTCAGGGTTCTCACGCATTACCAGTCCGGCCAAGGTCTCGGATTCGCACTCGGAGGGACTCGTGTCAAGCATACAGTATTGGCGGCATTTCTGCTGGAGCAAGTCGTTGCTTCGCACACCGGAGCTGTCGGGCACCTCAAGCATGACAATGTGCGAGCTCTCGGACTGCTTGTTGAAGACGGTCTAGAAGAGTGGGAGCCTTGGAACGATCCGGCTGCAAGCTCAAGCTCGACGCCAGCGAAATCCCCTGCAAGATCGATAAGCACGTTCAATGCCCTTGTACGTCTTGCTTTGAGTGCTACGGCAAGAGATGCTGGAGCCGGGCAAATCCCTCCAGCGCCGAGCGGCCTCGGTGTAGTGTCCATTCTGTTGCGCAATGCGACTGCCGCCAATAGTAGACTACATCCAATGAGGGTATTGGCTGCTAAGGGAATGGACCACACCCCAAGCTTTCAGGACAGTCCCACAGAGAGCATGCACCAGGCAGGGTCCTTGTCTGTGCAGCATCATGGCCGCACGACCCCTTCTCCAGCAGCAGGATGGGGCCCCCGACCAGCAATTGTCGGTGATGCATCCTCTGAACAGCACTACCCGTTCATGAGCATTCCAAACGAAGCAGCGGAACCTTTTGCTGCCAATGGACCAGCTCAAACAGCGACGTCTGCAGGCATATCAGACCCATGGACAAGTAATACTGGTTCTCAGGCAGGTGATCCATACAGCTTCCAGGCGGGTAGCATTGACCATGCCGCCACTGGCGGCGGAGATATCTTCGAAGAGCTCGCTATGCTGGAGAGAACAGACTCTACACACAACCCAAATTTCATGCAGAACCTCGGGTTCGGGCCAGATCTGGACTTGGCTGAGTTCTTTGGTGCTGACGTCTACCAGCCATCAGATCCATTACTGGGTTACATGCAGCCGGAAAGCCTCGGCGACATGCCACAAGACTTTGGTGGGACGACAGAGGGTGCAGGTTGA
- a CDS encoding Quinate permease, which produces MGGFLTLVEDRPTPKAVYNWKVYASAAMASFASCMIGYDSAFIGTTLALPSFMSEFAFSEMSSTHLALVKANIVSVYQAGAFFGSLFAYPSAFYLGRKQSLMIFSLVFILGAGLMLGATGDRGLGLIYAGRVLAGIGVGAASMITPIYISEIAPPAIRGRIVGIYELGWQIGGLVGFWINYGLSETMAPSHKQWIIPFAVQLIPAGLLLVGAFWIKESPRWLMSKHRRELALKNLCWIRSLPAEDIYIVEEVAMLDAVLEEQASTIGEGFWAPFQAAGRDRKVQWRLLLGGLLFMWQNGSGINAINYYSPTVFKAIGITGTNTGFLTTGIFGVIKTVLTFVWMLVLIDNLGRRKLLMIGAAGGSVCMWIIGGYIFTRPISSGVTSDSLSSGGIAAMFFFYLWTAFYTPSWNGTPWVINSEMFDNNTRGLGQASASANNWFWNFIISRFTPQMFNNMGPSGSGVFFFFASMMIASIVFVWFLIPETKSIPLESMDRLFEIKPVRKANKIIIEEDRAREAEFRHDAEGAGLSVGKEKLEQVERISERNSDV; this is translated from the exons ATGGGAGGCTTTCTCACGTTGGTCGAGGATCGACCTACACCCAAGGCGGTGTACAACTGGAAGGTGTATGCATCAGCAGCGATGGCCAGTTTCGCGTCGTGCATGATAGGATACGATTCGGCCTTCATTGGCACGACGTTGGCTCTTCCTTCGTTCATGAGCGAGTTCGCGTTTAGCGAGATGTCATCCACCCATCTAGCTCTTGTCAAGGCGAACATTGTGTCAGTCTACCAGGCTGGTGCATTCTTCGGCTCCCTCTTCGCATATC CTTCCGCCTTCTACCTGGGTCGCAAGCAGAGCTTGATGATCTTCTCACTCGTCTTTATCCTCGGAGCTGGTCTGATGCTGGGCGCAACCGGCGACCGCGGCCTCGGACTCATCTACGCTGGACGAGTCCTTGCAGGCATCGGCGTTGGAGCAGCATCCATGATCACACCCATATACATATCTGAAATCGCCCCGCCCGCTATCAGAGGTCGCATTGTCGGTATCTATGAGCTAGGATGGCAAATCGGAGGTCTGGTTGGGTTCTGGATCAACTATGGTCTTTCAGAGACCATGGCTCCTAGTCACAAGCAGTGGATCATTCCATTCGCAGTCCAGCTGATCCCAGCTGGTCTTCTCTTGGTCGGTGCCTTCTGGATCAAGGAGAGCCCGAGATGGTTGATGTCGAAACACCGTCGAGAGCTGGCACTAAAAAATCTTTGCTGGATCCGCAGCTTGCCTGCCGAGGACATCTACATCGTTGAGGAAGTTGCTATGCTTGACGCAGTATTGGAAGAGCAAGCCTCGACTATCGGCGAGGGCTTTTGGGCTCCCTTCCAGGCTGCTGGTCGCGACCGTAAAGTGCAATGGCGCCTGCTGCTCGGTGGCTTACTCTTCATGTGGCAGAATGGCTCAG GTATCAACGCCATCAACTACTACAGTCCGACGGTTTTCAAAGCCATCGGAATCACTGGCACGAACACTGGCTTCCTCACCACTGGCATCTTCGGCGTAATCAAGACAGTCCTCACCTTCGTCTGGATGCTCGTCCTCATCGACAACCTCGGCCGCCGAAAGCTCCTCATGATCGGTGCTGCCGGCGGGTCTGTCTGCATGTGGATCATCGGCGGCTACATTTTCACCAGACCCATCTCCTCAGGCGTCACCTCCGACTCCCTCAGCTCCGGCGGCATCGCCGCAATGTTCTTCTTCTACCTCTGGACAGCCTTCTACACACCCTCATGGAACGGCACGCCATGGGTCATCAACTCCGAAATGTTCGACAACAACACTCGTGGCCTCGGCCAGGCTTCTGCATCCGCCAACAACTGGTTCTGGAACTTCATCATCAGTCGTTTCACACCCCAGATGTTCAACAACATGGGCCCAAGCGGTAGCGGCGTATTCTTCTTCTTTGCCTCGATGATGATCGCTTCGATTGTCTTTGTGTGGTTCCTGATACCAGAGACCAAGTCGATTCCTCTCGAGAGCATGGATCGTCTCTTCGAGATCAAGCCAGTCCGCAAGGCGAACAAGATCATCATCGAGGAGGACCGAGCAAGAGAAGCTGAGTTCCGTCATGATGCCGAGGGCGCGGGTCTGAGCGTTGGGAAGGAGAAGCTGGAGCAGGTTGAGCGTATTAGTGAGAGGAACAGCGACGTCTAG
- a CDS encoding UDP-N-acetylglucosamine 3-dehydrogenase: protein MAQLRTIGIAIIGTGLIGPRHAESVKRCAEASLLCFVDPRLDVALVAEAFDSVPFFSSIQQILETGCRPDAAIVCTPNSTHVPVSQELFAAGIHVLVEKPIATDLESGRQLLLAAEAAGKHLLVGHHRRFNPYVTATKRALEQGSIGRLIAISGLWATCKPDSCFLPPTDWRAKSGTGGPILINLIHEVDILQYLMGPIVRVHAEQALSQRGHAAEERAAILMRFASGVVGTFILSDATPSMHNFESGTGENPMIPQAGKDLYRIFGSEGTLSVGDMKLSSYGDAAKSWSNSLQEQTIPVGSEVPFDEQVRNFVRVVQGIAEPRCTGEDCLQALVVCDAVRRALDTGLPIEIDVSDLTKCWSRRALCLHLSAEDIQGAPREA, encoded by the coding sequence ATGGCTCAGCTGAGGACGATCGGCATCGCTATCATTGGCACAGGTCTTATTGGCCCGAGACATGCAGAAAGTGTCAAGAGGTGTGCAGAAGCATCTCTCCTCTGCTTTGTGGATCCTCGACTCGATGTTGCATTGGTTGCTGAAGCATTCGATAGCGTGCCCTTCTTTAGCAGCATCCAGCAAATTCTAGAGACAGGGTGCCGCCCAGATGCGGCCATCGTTTGCACTCCGAATAGTACGCATGTGCCTGTCAGTCAGGAACTATTCGCCGCCGGCATCCATGTCCTTGTGGAGAAACCAATTGCGACGGACTTGGAGTCAGGAAGACAACTCTTACTTGCGGCAGAAGCCGCTGGTAAACACCTCCTGGTCGGACACCACAGACGCTTCAATCCATATGTGACCGCAACGAAACGAGCTCTTGAGCAGGGTTCAATCGGCCGCCTGATAGCCATCTCAGGTCTTTGGGCTACATGTAAGCCTGACTCATGCTTCCTACCACCTACCGACTGGCGTGCAAAGTCAGGAACAGGAGGGCCTATCTTGATCAACCTGATCCACGAGGTAGATATCTTGCAGTATCTCATGGGGCCCATAGTGCGGGTCCATGCAGAGCAGGCACTATCGCAACGCGGACATGCCGCCGAGGAAAGAGCGGCCATACTCATGAGGTTCGCCTCGGGCGTAGTGGGCACTTTCATCTTGTCTGATGCGACACCGTCCATGCACAACTTCGAGAGCGGCACCGGCGAGAATCCGATGATTCCTCAGGCTGGAAAGGATTTATATAGAATCTTTGGCTCGGAAGGCACCCTAAGCGTAGGTGATATGAAGCTCAGTAGTTATGGCGATGCAGCGAAGAGCTGGTCCAATTCCCTGCAAGAGCAGACTATACCGGTAGGCTCGGAAGTGCCCTTCGATGAGCAAGTTCGAAATTTCGTGCGTGTCGTCCAAGGAATAGCGGAACCAAGATGTACTGGTGAAGATTGTCTGCAGGCACTTGTAGTCTGCGATGCGGTTCGACGAGCACTTGATACTGGTCTGCCGATCGAGATAGATGTGTCGGACTTAACAAAGTGTTGGAGCCGTAGAGCGCTTTGCCTGCACTTGTCAGCGGAAGATATCCAAGGAGCACCCCGAGAAGCATAG
- a CDS encoding 3-dehydroshikimate dehydratase, with protein MPCKPAICSHSLGRAWVHDLPSKLDQAARYGLDIELFYEDLLYIVQEFPGGATPENHIKAAHEVRSLCDTRGIKVICLQPFMHYDGLRNREKHAERIEEMKLWIEMAHILGTKLIAVPSTCLPDEHVSGDMDLITQDMLEIADLGAPEGIEFAYEALCWGTHVDTWEQTWEVVCRVNRPNFKICLDTYNFAGRVYADPTRPSGKNPNADADMAASLKRLVSEVDVKKIAFVQVVDAERLSEPLLEGHPFYNPEQCPRMSWSRNCRLFYGEEDRGAYLPIRAILKALIVDLGYEGYLSAELFNRSLTKADSDVPEDHARRAVVSWQKMVADFGIGRKAEAPSTARLSIEQQPRAQL; from the coding sequence ATGCCTTGCAAACCCGCCATCTGCTCCCACTCCCTCGGCCGGGCCTGGGTCCACGATCTCCCCTCCAAGCTCGACCAAGCCGCCCGTTATGGCCTGGACATCGAACTCTTCTACGAGGACCTGCTCTACATCGTCCAAGAGTTCCCCGGCGGCGCAACCCCGGAGAACCACATCAAGGCAGCCCACGAAGTACGATCCCTATGCGACACCAGAGGGATCAAGGTCATCTGCCTCCAACCCTTCATGCACTACGACGGCCTCCGGAATCGAGAGAAGCACGCGGAGCGAATCGAAGAGATGAAGCTGTGGATTGAGATGGCACATATTCTTGGCACGAAACTCATCGCTGTGCCGTCGACTTGTTTGCCAGACGAGCATGTCAGTGGGGACATGGATCTGATAACTCAGGATATGCTTGAGATTGCGGACCTGGGCGCTCCGGAAGGCATCGAGTTCGCATACGAGGCGTTGTGCTGGGGCACGCACGTTGATACGTGGGAGCAGACGTGGGAGGTCGTGTGCAGAGTGAATCGACCAAACTTCAAGATCTGCTTGGACACGTACAACTTTGCTGGCCGGGTGTATGCCGATCCCACAAGACCTTCTGGAAAGAACCCGAACGCCGATGCAGACATGGCCGCATCGCTGAAGCGTTTAGTATCGGAGGTGGACGTCAAGAAGATCGCTTTCGTCCAGGTTGTCGATGCCGAGCGCTTGTCGGAACCACTTCTTGAAGGCCACCCTTTCTATAACCCAGAGCAATGTCCCCGTATGAGCTGGTCCCGCAACTGTCGCCTGTTCTACGGCGAAGAGGACCGAGGCGCATATCTGCCAATCAGAGCCATCTTGAAGGCGTTGATCGTGGACCTGGGCTACGAAGGATACCTCAGCGCCGAGCTATTCAACCGCAGCTTGACCAAGGCCGACAGTGATGTTCCAGAAGATCACGCGCGCCGAGCCGTGGTATCATGGCAGAAGATGGTCGCAGACTTTGGTATTGGTCGGAAAGCGGAAGCGCCCAGCACTGCGAGACTCTCGATTGAGCAGCAACCTCGGGCTCAGTTATGA